The Mesorhizobium sp. M3A.F.Ca.ET.080.04.2.1 genome contains the following window.
TGCGTCCCCATCTTCCTTCACCTATCGCTAGGCAAAAGAATTAGGCCCGCCGAAAACGGCGTTTGCCCCTCACGGGACTCTTGACTGTGATTCCGGGAAATGCGATTCTCTAGGTGTTCAATCTTGAGAAGGGCTTCCGGAACTCGTTTCGGGGGCCTTTTTCCTTTGCGGTTACGGTTCCTCTCTCGGTTGCGTCGAATCCCGTCGAAACGCCTCATAAAGACGATCAAGGTTCTCCGACAAATAGTCGCCAAACGCACGCGCTTCCGAACTCTTGGCCCTGATCGCCAAGGTGAAGCGTTTTGCGTCAGTTGTTATGTCAGCCGAAAGGGAGCCTCCCTTCGGCGTCCAGCTGCGCTTTTGCGGGCCAGACTGGGTACGTTTTCGAAAGGAGGCTGATTTCAGCCGCCGCACGAGAAGATCAAAGCGAGCATCGCTCGAAAGAACCGCAAAGCCGTCCTCGTTGACCACCTCTGAAGCCACATCGTGGTTCGATGGCTTGTCCATGAGCAGCTTGAGCTCATACCAGCGATCGCGACCAATACCTTTGGCCTCGCCAATCGCATCGAGAATGTCAGCGGGGAGGGCTGCCACGGACAGCATCTTCGACAGTGTCGTGCGGTCGATCGAAAGCGCCTTGAGGATGGTCGCGTTGTCCTCGTCGTAGCGGAGCCGTGCCAGATCCGCGGCAAAGAGCGCGCGTTCAACGAACGGCACGTTAGCGCGAGCCGAGTTCTCTTGCCCGAGCGTGAGGACATGCTCACGATCTTCCATCTGCTTGATGACGGCTCGTACCTTTCGGCCAAGCGCCTTGGCGACCTGAACGCGCCGGTGTCCAAACACAACCATGTAACGGCCGGTTGCTTTTGGATGCGGTCTGACCAGGATAGGGGAGTTCTGGCCGTTCTCGCGTATTGCCTCGAGGAGCTCGCTGAACTCCTGCTCGTTGTCGGCACGCCTGTCGCGTACGAAGGAGACATCGACGACGTCAGGCTCGAGCTCGACAATGGTCTCTCCCGATGCGAGCTTATCCGCGCGCGACGCCATTTCGTCCAGCGTGCTTAGAATCGATCGAGATGCGCCCCTCGCCGCATATTCGACCACCGAGCGCTCGACAGGTCTCTCGTCGCTGTCCAGAATGTTAGCGAAAGGGTTTTTACGAGCCATCGCGCGGTCTCAAATATCTCTTATGCTATTGAAAACACCGTAACTTTTGACTGTTTTGACGGCAGTCAACATCACAGCCGGCCCCAAGCCTTGTGAACCAGGCCCTGGATTTCGAAATTCACCGCGTCCAATGCTTCAATCGCACGGTCGTAGGTGTCGCGATTGAAGTTCGCACGCTCGACCTCGTACAGCGTCTGCTTCGTCAAGCCGGCATCGGAAATTGCCGTCGACTTGACCATTGGATTCTTCAGAATTTCCTCCGCCAGGATGGATTGCATGAATCCCAGCATCTGCGTCTGAGGGACGTCGGTCGGCTCAAAGCGAGTGATCAGATAGCGGAGCCAATCGATCTTTACTGGCGCACCTTTCTCGCGGATGGAGGCGACGAAATTGCCCAGCATGAGTAGGAACTGGCTCATCGACATCAGGTCCAGCATCTGAGGATGGACCGTTACGAGGACCGAAGTAGATGCGGTGAGCGCTGTCAGAGTGAGGAAGCCGAGTTGGGGTGGGCAGTCGATGACAACAACATCGAACCGGTCATCCACTTCTTCTAATGACCGCCCAAGCCGGCTGTAAAATCTCTTGCCTTCATTCGAAGTCTGCATGGAGAGGGGAGTGTCGAACTCGTATTCCTGCAATTCGAGATTGGCTGGAATGATCTCGAGCAGGGGAAAATTCGTGGGCAGTATCACGTCCGCAATGGATCGACGCCTCTCGTCATACCGGATTGCATCATAGAGCGACGGATTGCCGTCGAGTTCCGGCTGAAACCCGTGCAATGCCGACAGGGACGCCTGCGGATCGAGGTCGATCGCCAAAACCCGGTGCCCGGTAAGCGCGAGATGCTGCGCCAGATGAGCAGCCGTTGTGGTCTTTCCAGAGCCGCCTTTGAAGTTCACAACTGCGATGACTTGAAGCTTCTCTCCGGGCTTCCGGGAAGGAACATACTTCTTGGCGTCAGAGCGGCCGTTCTTGTCTAGATAGTGCCGCAGCTCGATCGTCTGCTCGGCGGTATAGAAGCGTCTCCCGCCAGCCGCTATGAGTGGCTCGGGGCCTTTCCCTTCGAGGTGGAGACGCTTGAGATTGTTCGGGCTGATCCCGAGGTAATGTGCGACCTCCGACATAGGGAAGCGGCGAAGTGTCTTTTTGGCGTTCGGCGGAAACTTCTCCAGTCGCAGTTGGTCGAGCTTACGGGAGATCTCGGCGCCTTGCGCCAGGATCTTCTCGTCAAATTCGAAAGGTGGAAGCGCACTCATTCTGACCGGCTCCGGGAAGAAAATAGCGCCAGAATGCGGTGATCCGGCCAATTTGGCGCCAGTATGTCCGATTCCCCTCTCGTGGCAAGGAGAATAGAGTTAACAAGTAGTTAACGCCAGATCCATAAGTTGCCGATCAGGCAGACTCGGAACCCAAATTTGACACATAGATTCAAGCGCTTAAGCTCTTCCTTGTGTTCTCCAACCCTCAGCCGGGACCCCCGTTAAATCTCGGAGGTAAACCGCCGGAAATTCCGCGGCCACTACCAGCTTCAGGCCCGTCAGCCCCTCCGTAGACCCGACTCAGGGACTGTAGAATTCTACAGCTCCAGCAGCGTGGCCATCTGTGATTGATGAAGCTCATCGCAATCAGTGAGGGGCTTCGGCGAATGCTGGCACGCGCAATACGCAATGGCTCGGGGAAGAGAGACCGAGAACTCATCGATGCCTATTGTCGACTGCGAGCGGTCATATTTGCTGACCGACTGGAGTGGAACGTGCATGTCCGCAACAACCGAGAAACCGACGAGTTTGACCTGCTCGATCCGACTTACATCGTGGTGACATCGGACGACGGCGCCATCATAGGGGGTGCGCGCCTGCTTCCCGCACTTGGGGACACAATGCTGGAGCGGACGTTTCCGCAATTGCTCGCGGTCGGCCGTCTCAATGCGCATGCCAGATTGATCGAAAGCTCGCGTTTCTGTGTCGACACCACATCCAGCGAGGGCAGGGGAGGGCCGCTGCATCAGGCAACGCTCACCATGTTCGCGGCCATCATCGAATGGTCGATGCTGAACGGATATACGGAGATCGCCACCGCGACAGATCTCAGGTTCGAACGGATCCTCAATCGCGCCGGCTGGCCGATGAAGCGGCTCGGAATGCCCTGCCGCATCGGCAACACGATCGCCATCGCCGGGATACTTCCGGCTAACCGGGCGAGTTTTATGCAGGTTTGTCCGCCAGGCTACAGGTCGGCGTTTCAGACTGCGCGGCGGCAGGCAGCTTGAGAGGCCATCGGTGCCCAATCTTCGATCGCACTCGCGGCTTGTCCGCAAGCTTCAGGACGCCCTGGGCGACCATCTATGCCTGGCGCTCGATGACGCCACGGTTGTCGAGATCATGCTGAACCCGGACGGGAAACTGTTCATCGAGCGGCTCGGCCACGGCGTTGCCCCCGCCGGGGAGATGACGCCAGCGGCCGCAGAGATCGTCATCGGAAGCGTAGCACACGCTC
Protein-coding sequences here:
- the repB gene encoding plasmid partitioning protein RepB, whose translation is MARKNPFANILDSDERPVERSVVEYAARGASRSILSTLDEMASRADKLASGETIVELEPDVVDVSFVRDRRADNEQEFSELLEAIRENGQNSPILVRPHPKATGRYMVVFGHRRVQVAKALGRKVRAVIKQMEDREHVLTLGQENSARANVPFVERALFAADLARLRYDEDNATILKALSIDRTTLSKMLSVAALPADILDAIGEAKGIGRDRWYELKLLMDKPSNHDVASEVVNEDGFAVLSSDARFDLLVRRLKSASFRKRTQSGPQKRSWTPKGGSLSADITTDAKRFTLAIRAKSSEARAFGDYLSENLDRLYEAFRRDSTQPREEP
- the traI gene encoding acyl-homoserine-lactone synthase TraI; translated protein: MLARAIRNGSGKRDRELIDAYCRLRAVIFADRLEWNVHVRNNRETDEFDLLDPTYIVVTSDDGAIIGGARLLPALGDTMLERTFPQLLAVGRLNAHARLIESSRFCVDTTSSEGRGGPLHQATLTMFAAIIEWSMLNGYTEIATATDLRFERILNRAGWPMKRLGMPCRIGNTIAIAGILPANRASFMQVCPPGYRSAFQTARRQAA
- the repA gene encoding plasmid partitioning protein RepA, encoding MSALPPFEFDEKILAQGAEISRKLDQLRLEKFPPNAKKTLRRFPMSEVAHYLGISPNNLKRLHLEGKGPEPLIAAGGRRFYTAEQTIELRHYLDKNGRSDAKKYVPSRKPGEKLQVIAVVNFKGGSGKTTTAAHLAQHLALTGHRVLAIDLDPQASLSALHGFQPELDGNPSLYDAIRYDERRRSIADVILPTNFPLLEIIPANLELQEYEFDTPLSMQTSNEGKRFYSRLGRSLEEVDDRFDVVVIDCPPQLGFLTLTALTASTSVLVTVHPQMLDLMSMSQFLLMLGNFVASIREKGAPVKIDWLRYLITRFEPTDVPQTQMLGFMQSILAEEILKNPMVKSTAISDAGLTKQTLYEVERANFNRDTYDRAIEALDAVNFEIQGLVHKAWGRL